The Terriglobia bacterium genomic sequence TCTATGAACAATCCGGCACTCGCATGAAAATGATGGCCAGCCCGTTCTACCACCGGTTGCACATCGTTCAATTGCGCGTCATGGCGAAGCTCAGCGGCGACTCATTTTTCGAAGAATTTGCCGAGCGCTGGGAGCGTTATCAGGAGAGCAGGGTAAAGCGCAGTCGCGCACTGGTGTACAAGAGCGTGTTCAAGCTTTGCTACTACTGAGATGAAGATTCTTTACGTGTCCCAGCATTACCCGCCCGAGATGGGCGCCCTCGCCGGCCGCGCCGCCGAACTCAGCCGGCACTGGGCAATGCTTGGACATAAGGCTTCGGTGCTCACCGCGTTTCCCAATCACCCAACCGGCGTGGTTATCCCCGAGTACCGCGACAAGTTCAAGCGTCTCTTTTATCGCGAGCAGGTGGATGGTGTGGATGTCGTCCGCACCTGGCTGCTGCCTTATCCAAATCGCCGACCAATCGAGCGCGTTCTGAATTACGGCTCGTTCTGCGTGTCGGCGACCATGCGCGGAGCTTTCCTGGAGCGCCCCGATGTCGTCATCGGAACTTCGCCTCCGCTGCCGATTGCGATTGCTGGTTACAACGTCGCGCGCCTGAAGCGAGTGCCATTCATCTTCGAGGTGCGCGATCTCTGGCCAGAATCGCTGGAAGGTGTCGGACTCGGCGCGGAACATTCGCGCATATATAAGGTAGTAGCTTCGATCGTTCGCTTCCTCTACAAGCACAGCGATCACATAGTAGTTGTTACGCCCGCCTTTAAGGATTACTTGAACTCCGTCTGGGGTGTTCCAGTGGAGAAGATGTCGATCGTCCTCAACGGCGTAGAGACCGATCGCTTCTCGCCCGCGCAGGGTTCTTCCGAAATCCTGCGCAAGTTCGGGGTTACTGAAGGCAAGTTCGTAGTCTCCTACATCGGGACCATAGGAATGGCTCATGGACTTGAGACTCTTCTTGAGGTCGCGCAGTTACTGCAGTCGACCTCTCCAAAGCTACTGCTTCTACTTGTAGGCGAGGGCGGCAATCGTGAAGAGTTGGTTCGGCGTGCGCGAGAGCGGCAACTGACGAACATCATCTTCACCGGACAGCAGCCACGTGAAAACATCCCCGCCATCATCAACAGCTCCGATGTTTGCCTGGCATTGCTCAAGAACCAGGAAGTGTTCAAGACGGTCATTCCAACCAAAATGCTGGAATTCATGTCGTGCGGGCGTCCGGTTGTGCTGGCTGTTGGCGGACAAGCAGAGAGGATTGTTCGCGACGCGGAAGCTGGGATCTCGGTCGAAGCCGAGAATCCGGAGGCGATCGCTCAGGCAATCCGCGAGATGTACGCGAATCCGGAACTGCGGGCGCGCTGC encodes the following:
- a CDS encoding glycosyltransferase family 4 protein, translating into MSQHYPPEMGALAGRAAELSRHWAMLGHKASVLTAFPNHPTGVVIPEYRDKFKRLFYREQVDGVDVVRTWLLPYPNRRPIERVLNYGSFCVSATMRGAFLERPDVVIGTSPPLPIAIAGYNVARLKRVPFIFEVRDLWPESLEGVGLGAEHSRIYKVVASIVRFLYKHSDHIVVVTPAFKDYLNSVWGVPVEKMSIVLNGVETDRFSPAQGSSEILRKFGVTEGKFVVSYIGTIGMAHGLETLLEVAQLLQSTSPKLLLLLVGEGGNREELVRRARERQLTNIIFTGQQPRENIPAIINSSDVCLALLKNQEVFKTVIPTKMLEFMSCGRPVVLAVGGQAERIVRDAEAGISVEAENPEAIAQAIREMYANPELRARCGRNGRAYILTKMSREQTARQYLDVLANLTGKSAVARPLAANPARSGEAL